In one window of Hyla sarda isolate aHylSar1 chromosome 1, aHylSar1.hap1, whole genome shotgun sequence DNA:
- the LOC130304973 gene encoding ephrin-A3-like, with amino-acid sequence MALLSLLLPLLSLMPGTGATNWHAVHWNSSNYHLRRDGYTGQVNVNDYLDIYCPHYNETMVEHRMEQYILYMVNYEGYRTFDISQGSKRWECNWPHSPHSPIKFSEKFQRYSAFSLGYEFHAGHEYYYISTPTHNHRRSCLKMKVFVYCATTAHSGEKHDPTLPQFTIEPEVKIEVLGNFDPEIPKLEKSISGTSPKREHLHLTVAVSLLLMTLLAS; translated from the coding sequence ATGGCACTGCTCTCCCTGCTGCTGCCTCTGCTCTCCCTGATGCCCGGGACCGGAGCCACCAACTGGCACGCCGTGCACTGGAACAGCTCCAACTACCATTTACGGCGAGATGGTTACACGGGTCAGGTGAATGTGAACGACTACCTAGACATTTACTGTCCACATTACAATGAGACCATGGTGGAGCACAGGATGGAGCAGTATATTCTCTACATGGTGAATTACGAGGGCTACCGCACCTTCGACATCAGCCAGGGCTCCAAACGCTGGGAGTGTAACTGGCCCCACTCCCCGCACAGCCCCATCAAGTTCTCAGAGAAGTTCCAGCGATACAGCGCCTTCTCCTTGGGTTACGAGTTCCACGCGGGACATGAGTACTACTATATCTCAACGCCGACCCACAACCACAGGCGCTCGTGCCTGAAAATGAAGGTGTTTGTGTACTGCGCCACCACGGCTCACTCAGGAGAGAAGCACGACCCCACACTGCCCCAATTTACTATAGAGCCTGAAGTGAAGATTGAGGTTCTTGGTAACTTTGATCCAGAGATCCCCAAGTTGGAGAAAAGCATAAGCGGGACAAGCCCAAAGCGGGAACATTTACATTTGACTGTTGCGGTGTCTCTGCTCCTCATGACGCTCTTGGCATCTTAG